In Helicoverpa zea isolate HzStark_Cry1AcR chromosome 7, ilHelZeax1.1, whole genome shotgun sequence, the genomic window ATAGATATCGGGTCATCGTATCTGAGTTCGTTAAGTTTCGGCATGAGGTTTCGGTCTTAAAGAACCGGAATTTTTTAAGGGTTAAGGTTTATTGTCTCAAAAATGGCCCTCCGCCAAATCTCACGATGATTGCGCGATTGCGTAAAGGGCCTATGCGGTTATTATTGTTGGCAGCATAATAGGATGTTATTACCCTAGTAGAGTGtgcattttttaaatctgttacTGATTCATCGATAAAACATACATACTCATACATACGAAATCTGATTAAAGCGCGAGTTCGGGCTAATTGCAACGCCATTCATTATATGAGGTGCTAATTTTCGACCAACGCCTTCGTTATCTGCACTTATGAATCATGAATATTTTACGGTGCCGACAAGAGTTTCGTTTCGCGAAGGATTAgaggattaaaataaataggtctTCCATAAATACCGAGGATAGAAATCTAGTACAGAACATACTTAGTTCTTAACACAATGCAATCAAACCAAATCCTATTATAATTTCTCAAATTGTCCAGAGATCTTGTCTTACCCCATAGATGACCGATGGCCGGGATTGTCCGGAGAAGTCGCAGGCCTTGATCATAAAATCCTAGAAGGAACAGGGGTAGGGTTTACTCAATAAGAGATTCATACTCTCTTCTGCTCCACCCACAATGGGATTTCCCCTCTTCCAAATATAAGCAAAAAATAAGTCCTCggattatgtacatacatattctACTCACAATCTGCTCGTTATTAGTaaggccgcgaacgcacaggcttgcttagcgcctagtgcCTAGCGGCTTTCATCCTGGCTATTCGACTAGCTATAGGCGCTAAGCGCGAAGTGCAGCCGGTCGCGTTCATTTTAGAACGTTCGTTTTACTGGACTACTCGCTAGGTGACGCGCTAGacactaggcgctaagcaagccacctgcctgtgcgttcgcggcctaATAGATCATCGTCTTTACCAGATACGACATAAGCCCTTTCGTCTTTTACTTCCAGTCCCATTAGCCGGCAACGTAAAGGGCAGGCAAGGCAAGCGGCGGCCGGCAGTGGGCGGCGCGGCCGACGCCGGCGCGCCGCTCGGCAAGAAGGGCCGCGCCGCAGACCTCGGCGCCCTCAAGCTGCCCTCGCACGGCTACCCCACGGAACATCCCTTCAATAAGGACGGATACCGGTATATATTGGCTGAACCTGATCCTCACGCGCCTTTTCGACAGGTGAGACGACAAACGAAGAATATTTCAAGTATTGTTTCATGTAAAAGATAAATGTTAGTGTTTTTGGGAATTCGTTTGGATAAGGGagagtgtaaaaaaaatgtatttgggAATTCGATGAGGAGTTCGTATGTCAAAGTTAATCAGCAAAATAAACAGTTCATCAGATTCTAGTTTAATAATGCATGTACTATGAGGCATCTTGTTTGTCTATTGTTTAGCAGGTTCGTAATAAATATGTTTGCTAATAATGGCTTGTTGTGAAAATCGTGATATTGTCAATGAATACAATATTGAATTGTCATCCAAAGTTCCTAAACAAATCTTGAACTTGTTTCTTATTGATAGCGTTTATACAGGGTTAACCAGAATCCCGCAGGAATTCCTACCaccaataatattataatttaaatacaaagataattttgtaatcttattgatagaaaaaaaaactaattaaatgcAAGCTCAATCATACCACATGCTATAAAAACTATGACTTGCTCTAGGAGTTCGATGAAAGCAACGAATGGAGTGGCAAGCCGATCCCGGGTTGGTTATACCGGTCCTTATGTCCCGGCATAGTGCTGCTAGCTCTACACGACAGAGCTCCTCAACTCAAGATATCGGAAGACCGGTTGGCGGTTACCGGGGATAAAGGGTATTGCATGGTGCGGGCTACTCATGGTGAGTTACAAGAAGTAAAAAAgcatataaatcatttttagaTATTAGAGGGTGACGCCCTACCACGGAGGATTACctacattttctgtgaaaacacTTTTCGAGAAGTCACACAGGCGCACTTCGAAACACCTTCGAAAACTTGAATGCCATGGCTGTGTACCCATACGTCGCGCTGTAATCGCATTGGATAATATAATATGCGCCCTGCTCGTCTGACATGCAGCTAACTAACTTTAAGCCTGTGCTCTTTAGTTAGTTGCGAACCGCCATTAAATTTGGTTTCTGTAGCAACTATTATTATTGTGTCAGGTGTGTGTCGCGGCAGCTGGTACTGGGAGGCATGCGTTGAGGAACTACCGGAAGGTGCAGCAGCTCGGCTGGGCTGGGCGAGGAGAGTGGCCAACCTGCAGGCGCCGCTCGGCTACGACAAGTTCGGCTACAGCTGGCGCAGTCGGAAGGGGACCAGGTACGTGCCGCAATAGCTGCTACTGTAGCCTAACTGAAAATATCTTTCAAACTATGAAAATCCATCCATAAATATGaggaaaattaataaatgtaaataactaaGCTGACCCCGCGAatttcgtatcgtttaaaccttccctgaacctgtaaaaacatttttaaaccaaaacaaaaacgaaataGGTCCAGCCATTTTCGTATTTTAGTCAGACTAATGAACAACAATTCCGAATGCCAAAAAGGgttctgttttttattttatttttgtaagtagttAAATAAGTGCCTCGCTAACGCATTAGATTGTACCTATATGTAATGTTAGTGGTAaggttgagaaataaataaataaattcatttttatatattagaAGATGTATTGCACAAGAAAACcctaaattgttaaaaaaaagtatagatTAAATAACTTCATATTTCTATAATAAAACACATGAAAATTCCAGGTTCCACGAGTCTAAAGGCAAGCACTACAGCAACGGTTACGGCGAGGGCGACACATTAGGCTTTCTCGTAGTGTTGCCTGAAAGCGCCACAACTAAGTATACACCTAATACGTATAAAGATAGGGTAAGtggagatattttattttttacagttttaacTGCATCCTTATGACTATTTGGAATTAAACAATCGTCTACTCCTATTTATCCCCATATTAAATTCTGTTTAATTTGGTGAATCCGTTTTTCCCTAAAAGCATAGAAACGCGTTTGAAAACTACAATCTTGTTCATGAACtgtaaaatcttaattaaattactctTACACTTTTTCCAGCCACTAGTAAAATTCAAGAGCCACCTCTACTATGAAGATAAGGACAATATACAAGAATCTCTTAACAATCTCAAACCTCTACCGGGAAGTAAGATATACTTCTTCAAGAACGGCGAGTGTCAGGGCGAGGCGTTTGTAGACATTTACGAAGGCTGCTACTATCCTACCGTGTCTTTACATAAGAACATCACTGTTAGTGTTAACTTTGGGCCTAACTTCAAGTATCCGCCGTCTGCCGAATATAAGTATAGACCGGTGAGTGtattacatattaatatttcttgtaaaaactgttccataaataaatattcatattctaAATGAAACGTCCATCCCCGAGACATTCCGGCGGATTATCTTAGCTTACATAGTTCAGCTACTCTTTTATGTGTATCCAAACAACTGTGTTAATTTACAAACAACTATACAGTTAGTATTTGGTAGAGGTGGATTAACGACTTCTACGAAACTAATACTTACTGATTTTGAGAAGTAAGGTAAGGGAAGGATTTTTGAGAAGGAGAGGAAGactttattttgatgtaatatTATGAATCTATTCTATGGTTTGTAAAATTAAGACCATGCTGTTGAGATAGATGATTTTAATCACTTTGTTTGTTCACAGATGTCAGAGAAAGCAGAAGAAGCGATTTGTGAACAAACCATGGCAGATTTACTCTACTTAACAGAAAACGAGGGCAAGTTACGGCTAGACAACTTTAACCTCTGATACAACTAACACCGTTCTCTAAGCGGTGTGAAATGTATGAATGGATCGAGTGCAGTGTACCAAGTATTTGCATCAGTGATCAAAGACTATTTGAAAACTCTGTACAACAGTGGACTGTGAAAAACTAcaggaaacaatattaaatatataataatcaaGATTATATAAATAGCAATGTCAAAAGCTAATTAGCttttttaacgttaaataaTCAGTGTAAATTCTATGTCTACTAAATAGTATATTCAATCTCAAAAATGTAAATCAAGTTTTTAACAATTTGGaacttaaataaatgtaaaaattgtGAAGTAATTATGTATATCTGTAATCATCAAATGTATAATATGACATGAATATAATCAGATTTctgtaaaatatcaaaatggaTCCACTTGCCAGGTTTGGTGATAGTAAAACTACTGTTAAAGAGACAGCTCATGACAGCTTACACTACTTATACTAGGGAAATAACTATGTGTGGGCTGACATCAACACTgcaactcaaactcaaaaacgtttattcaaattaggctgacaAATCAGCATTTTTCgaatatcaaaaacaaaagacagtatccaaaacgcccacccttcaccacttcctatgtgttttttctgggaagaagtggcgcaacaaactccccagcaacacatgtctgtctattaGGTTGGAAGAAGCAGAATTTTGAACAAGTCAAATAACAATATCATTACCACATAAtaagtattatataaaattaaaagaaaacaaacttaACAAGAAAGTTAGCAAGGCGCGGCTCGCGACATTCGCATATCTTGGAAATATCTTCGTATGTTACCTTGATACTATTGTCGAAGTGGCCGCGCGACGCCTCACTCCGAACGGTAGCCGAGCGCATTTGCTGTAGAACTACCAATTTTCTGGCAAAACAGAATTATTACTGAGATATTacaattgtataaaataaatctatcaaAGTGCATGCTGTACAGTTTTCAAATATCATTGTTGTTCATTGAATTGTGTGTAGAATTGAGAATATGAATCTTCATAGTGTTAAGGTAAGAATACATTATTGTATAATGAGTATTATGAGAATGATTTGTGTATTACATATTGTTCTGCTGAAAGAGAAAGTCCAACTAGATTGTTAAGATGTGGTGTAAGAATAAAGCTTTTATTGAAAATTCATTTTGGTATTTTTCTTCAAAAGTTGAAGGTTGACGTTGTTTAATCTTCCATGCATTTCTCTTCGAACACCATGAATGCCTACTTTTTTTACTGTGGAAGTGTTGCATGGCTGTAATCAACAAGTACCTACTAGATGTTCGCTGCTCTTAGAACCAGCTAGactgtgtaccaaattttatctaaattggttcagtagttttgactgTAAGTAGtgtaatttaattgtttaatatttaggCACTGTTTTAACATTGTTGCTCTGTTAGCATTATATGATGCAAAGCTTAGAGTTCTCTTATtggaaaaacattaaaaaaaaagaagtaatTTGGTATGtactaaataatgtaatttattactaaaatgtaagtcataaattaaattactgtaTTCAAGACTACTTTCCAAATCCACCTTTACAGTTTGGGCTGCTTTCCACAACTTTGTCACTCTTTTCCCATTGCTCGGGAGTTTTGGCTACAATGGATAGTGCATGGACACCACTCTGCAGCTCATCTTTTAAGAGGTCATTCACTAAGCGGTGTCtctgaaataaacaatttgttctttttaGAAGTTATAAGAATCTATCAGTACTACTTCCTAGCTAATCATAGAAAATGGAACAACATTGAGCCCTCTTGCCCCACCGCGGCCAACATCTGGAGCTTGGCATTCACACAAGTTATTGTATGGAATAATCATATCTATCTTACTATATTGTATTCTATATGGTAAGTTCGAGAGGGTTCCTCTAGCTATACAATAAATCCTGTAGATTACAGTACCTTAATTAATGGCAATCCCTCAAATTTATCAGAAACAACGACTACTTTGAAGTGTGTCTCGGCTCCTTTGGGCACGTTATGCATGTAGGACTCGTTGATGACATCCAAATGTTTAGCCTCCAGGAAATGCGACAATTTGCTTCTTATTGTACTCTCCACCACTCCAGACATGGCAGACATATTTCTGTGGATCCGGTGTACACCTGAAACTTTTACAATGCCTACAAGAAACTAGAACTTTCCCGTTTGTTTCACAATTTATAACCTCAATTATCTTACCCGGTCTCAATAAGATACTCatagatttaattatatttttgtgacgGTCTTGCTATCTATAAATTATTCAGTTGGAACGTTTATTTCGTATATCCTCGCGAAAATAAagacgtaaatatttatttttccgaACAGCTGTGACAACAAACGAAATGTCACTTTAACAAGTGACAACATTTGAATTTGACACAGTTCTTGCGTTCTGAAAAAGGTTTTGAACTTGTAaaattaatatagtaaaaagTTCAAGCTTGTATTTCTCTATATTGTAATAATATGCAGAGGCAACCTGCAGGATTATCATGAAGCAAAAGCTGACGCTGAGTGGGAGCAGAAACAATAACGGCAGTGGAAACCGGtgataaaaaaaagattttcattgtttttcacAAGGTCGATTAAGACGAGACGTGAAAAAGAGCTAATTTAATTAGCCCACCTTCAATAAACGGTTTTAAGTTAGGTACATATTGACTTTGATTTGCGAAGTTTGTGGTCTGAGGTTAGTTTTGCTTTTAAACCAGTCTGAGAGTTTAAGTATATAGAAGAATACATCTCCGGTGAGCTTCAGACACCAGTACTCGCCTTCCTACCCCTTACTTTATGGCTAGTTTTGGAGCACCCACCACACCGCCAATAAGAGTGCTCTGCAGCCCATTAATTAGTCAAAGTAAACAAATAGATAGATATTGCCGAAAGTTTTAtaaaagacaaacaaacaaaaacccgAACCTACCAAAAACGTGATCACGGAAGCAATTACCACGTTCAtgaaaatttattgttatttgtttatcaAGCTAATTGCGCCCGAATACAAACAACAACTAAACGCAATAACAGCGGTAAAAGGAAATAtcaaataaaagtttatatgCGTATTTCCAACAAAACTATAGGTAGGCAGTTATAAATCGTCCCCACCGTCGAAATAATAACTTGCTCTagattttttattggttttgatGGATTGATTTTTCATTGGATATTGGCAGTGAGTTTGTTTTCGCACTCCCCCCCATTCCTATTCGAGTGATACATCGTGCCATCAAATAATATCCGCTTTTCTTTTTCACTTTTGTTGTGTCACAGATTTTGTTATAGGTAAGTTAATGTTATGTTTGtgaattaatttttttatattatttgttttatacaaatattgtGCTTACGTAACGGTTTTCAtattacaacataaaaataGAGAATGAACATCATAGGAATGTAAATAAGTAGAGCTGTCTGCTTTACCTATTGTTTCtaagtaatgaaaataaatgtcaCACTAACGCTTATTAATGCGacgtaacattatttattatgaaacgTAAGATAAGATAGGGGAGGTGTTTTACTAATGGGATTATAGGATTTAATGCAGCAACCCCTTTGGTAATAAACATAACAGAAGCGTATCAGTCTTGTTACGCAGACAGACGGATTTTCACGCATATCCAAGTACCTAGTATAGCTTAGTTTAGATAGGTATCCACGCCTTTAGCGCATTTTAGTGAGTATTTACCTATAATGAAGATGGAAACACAAAAAACATAGAAGTAGGTGGTTAATGCAAACCCTACGAATATTGCAGTTGCCAGGTTATCGGCATTAATAAGCGAACCTCCTTTCGTACgtcgaataaaaacaaaacctaGATAAGCAACTAGTGTTGAAAATTCgaagaaataaaaatcttttaacgCGATCCGTTCCTTACAACAATTATAACACTAGTTAATATCGCTCACGAAGGCTTGGAGTTCGTGCTATTGCGCTTTTAACGCTGTTGCTTATCGACTTGAGATCTCCGTGGTGCCCCACTGCAGCAAAACTAATGTTTATACCCTGGCAACACTGGCTTCAAATGTTACAATATCATACTATTATTACAGACCCGTTTTACAGCCGAATCGTTAATGCGATTACGTGAAAATTTTGTTGCGTGGTTCAACTTTGTACTTTAGTTAATTTTGGACCTTTGTGAGGTTGTTGAACTCGGATATTAACAGCCTAATTTATATTGTGTTTACCCTTGTATACGTAAAATAAGCTAGTTCCTACCTAATTACTGGAAAATGACTTGATTCGCAGATCGTTGTTGTTTTCCTACGCTAACCGTCACGCGAACAAAAAAGTATCGTGTAAACAACACTAACCAAGCGAATAGACTTTACAACAATGATATACACTCGTGTAACCAAACATAATATCCCATTATTAACACCATATAAGTCCCACATTTGCGGATTATCGCGATCTCCCCTTTATCCTTTACAATGACGGCCCATCGCCCTTCGAGTTTTTGCTTCCCGCGTTTTCTTAGGCACTCCTTCCACCACTTACCCACTAAATGCCATTGAGGCTATCAACACTTCCCcctttaataaaaaacattaatgaTGGGAAATGCCTGCAGCTGAATAAAACGGTTTTAAGCAAGCGTTTAGTTAACTTTAGAGTCAGGGGTTTAATGTCTTTGGTTTATGATGCTTGAGTTTTGAAGGCGAATAAATCGCTCTATGGTTTGTTTGAGGGTTTCAGTTTTTCGTTGCGTGTGAATTAATAATTATGCgctagtaaattaattattgtttatataGTGTCATTGTACCTATAGGTATCTATCTATAGTCTCTAGTTTAATTCCAAAAATAAGGTTTTACTACAAATAATAGGATGATGCCACACAATAACGTATTATGGATCTCAGATCAAAGATAtggatatgttatggaccaagtgataaattgggcagtatacataat contains:
- the LOC124631726 gene encoding set1/Ash2 histone methyltransferase complex subunit ASH2 isoform X2, whose product is MAVPLAGNVKGRQGKRRPAVGGAADAGAPLGKKGRAADLGALKLPSHGYPTEHPFNKDGYRYILAEPDPHAPFRQEFDESNEWSGKPIPGWLYRSLCPGIVLLALHDRAPQLKISEDRLAVTGDKGYCMVRATHGVCRGSWYWEACVEELPEGAAARLGWARRVANLQAPLGYDKFGYSWRSRKGTRFHESKGKHYSNGYGEGDTLGFLVVLPESATTKYTPNTYKDRPLVKFKSHLYYEDKDNIQESLNNLKPLPGSKIYFFKNGECQGEAFVDIYEGCYYPTVSLHKNITVSVNFGPNFKYPPSAEYKYRPMSEKAEEAICEQTMADLLYLTENEGKLRLDNFNL
- the LOC124631726 gene encoding set1/Ash2 histone methyltransferase complex subunit ASH2 isoform X3, with the translated sequence MSSDAAESYKKSKDSDAGSNNAHNNQSESQKPGDNAERNKSNKNSNESQGNCYCGKDRNLNIAELLCASCNRWFHESCIGYQLGKLVPFMTNYLFICKNCSPTGLETFKKNQAPFPQMCLTAIANLRQETVKDGSNRVLFSKDREIIPYIDQYWEAMTTMPRRVTQSWYATVQRALIKDIQVLFTYEEDANQGPMFGLYNMELTAIKPNYEAMIKQGQLKVTDMGIATIPLAGNVKGRQGKRRPAVGGAADAGAPLGKKGRAADLGALKLPSHGYPTEHPFNKDGYRYILAEPDPHAPFRQEFDESNEWSGKPIPGWLYRSLCPGIVLLALHDRAPQLKISEDRLAVTGDKGYCMVRATHGVCRGSWYWEACVEELPEGAAARLGWARRVANLQAPLGYDKFGYSWRSRKGTRFHESKGKHYSNGYGEGDTLGFLVVLPESATTKYTPNTYKDRPLVKFKSHLYYEDKDNIQESLNNLKPLPGSKIYFFKNGECQGEAFVDIYEGCYYPTVSLHKNITVSVNFGPNFKYPPSAEYKYRPMSEKAEEAICEQTMADLLYLTENEGKLRLDNFNL
- the LOC124631726 gene encoding set1/Ash2 histone methyltransferase complex subunit ASH2 isoform X1, which gives rise to MTSLSVSPDIGVDDMDIPLAGNVKGRQGKRRPAVGGAADAGAPLGKKGRAADLGALKLPSHGYPTEHPFNKDGYRYILAEPDPHAPFRQEFDESNEWSGKPIPGWLYRSLCPGIVLLALHDRAPQLKISEDRLAVTGDKGYCMVRATHGVCRGSWYWEACVEELPEGAAARLGWARRVANLQAPLGYDKFGYSWRSRKGTRFHESKGKHYSNGYGEGDTLGFLVVLPESATTKYTPNTYKDRPLVKFKSHLYYEDKDNIQESLNNLKPLPGSKIYFFKNGECQGEAFVDIYEGCYYPTVSLHKNITVSVNFGPNFKYPPSAEYKYRPMSEKAEEAICEQTMADLLYLTENEGKLRLDNFNL
- the LOC124631728 gene encoding bolA-like protein DDB_G0274169 isoform X2; this translates as MSILLRPGVHRIHRNMSAMSGVVESTIRSKLSHFLEAKHLDVINESYMHNVPKGAETHFKVVVVSDKFEGLPLIKRHRLVNDLLKDELQSGVHALSIVAKTPEQWEKSDKVVESSPNCKGGFGK
- the LOC124631728 gene encoding bolA-like protein DDB_G0274169 isoform X1 gives rise to the protein MSILLRPGIVKVSGVHRIHRNMSAMSGVVESTIRSKLSHFLEAKHLDVINESYMHNVPKGAETHFKVVVVSDKFEGLPLIKRHRLVNDLLKDELQSGVHALSIVAKTPEQWEKSDKVVESSPNCKGGFGK